A window of the Nibribacter ruber genome harbors these coding sequences:
- a CDS encoding BT_3928 family protein — translation MVLRLLNRFAWLVVGALFIFSGLIKLNDPVGTAIKLEEYFTVFSKDFSSIFLAFVPYALYLSIFLSSLEVILGVALLVRWRLKLVLWVLLGLTVFFTFLTFYSAYFNKVTDCGCFGDAIKLTPWESFSKDVILLVLLLILLATQRFLPPFGRNSQKTAGLVVLVTVILSVGMGVYAYQHEPYLDFRAYKVGANIPALMKPSAPLRYEYLMEKDGKEERFTTYPTDPSYTFKKMETLNPEDAPKITDFNVWNDQGDFTQELFVGNRLLIVVHDVKKTHPKSFSEINSLLAGLEKNQTPQVTPVALTSANSQEFDVFRHDVNLAVPYYFADATVLKTVIRSNPGLLLLKNGVVVGKWHYNDVPTVQQVQALL, via the coding sequence ATGGTACTACGTCTGCTCAATAGATTTGCCTGGCTGGTAGTTGGGGCGCTGTTCATTTTCTCTGGCCTCATCAAACTCAATGACCCGGTAGGCACGGCCATCAAACTGGAAGAGTATTTTACGGTGTTCTCCAAGGACTTCTCCAGCATCTTTCTGGCCTTTGTGCCCTACGCGCTGTACCTGTCCATTTTCCTGAGCTCCCTGGAGGTGATTCTGGGCGTGGCCCTGCTGGTGCGCTGGCGCTTGAAGCTGGTGCTCTGGGTGCTGCTGGGCTTGACCGTCTTCTTCACGTTCCTCACGTTTTACTCGGCGTATTTTAACAAGGTAACGGACTGTGGTTGTTTTGGAGATGCCATCAAGCTCACGCCCTGGGAGTCATTCTCTAAGGATGTGATTCTGCTGGTGTTGCTGCTAATCCTGTTGGCCACCCAGCGGTTTTTGCCTCCTTTTGGTAGAAACAGCCAAAAAACGGCAGGCCTGGTGGTCTTGGTGACTGTGATCTTGTCGGTGGGAATGGGCGTGTATGCGTACCAGCATGAGCCGTACCTAGACTTCAGGGCTTACAAAGTGGGCGCCAACATTCCGGCCTTAATGAAACCTTCTGCGCCGCTGCGGTATGAGTACCTCATGGAAAAGGACGGCAAGGAAGAGCGCTTCACCACGTATCCTACAGACCCTAGCTACACCTTTAAGAAGATGGAGACGCTCAACCCAGAGGACGCCCCCAAAATCACCGACTTCAACGTTTGGAACGATCAGGGAGATTTCACCCAAGAGCTCTTTGTGGGCAACCGGCTTTTGATTGTGGTGCATGACGTGAAAAAGACCCATCCCAAAAGCTTCTCAGAAATAAACAGCCTGCTGGCGGGCCTGGAGAAGAACCAGACGCCCCAGGTAACGCCGGTGGCTCTGACCTCTGCCAACAGCCAGGAGTTTGACGTGTTCAGGCATGACGTGAACCTGGCGGTGCCGTACTATTTTGCAGATGCCACCGTGCTGAAGACCGTGATTAGGTCCAACCCGGGACTGCTGCTGTTGAAGAACGGCGTGGTAGTGGGCAAGTGGCATTACAATGATGTGCCTACGGTTCAGCAGGTGCAAGCCTTGTTATAG
- a CDS encoding YDG domain-containing protein, which yields MQHFYTSKSLVQEQQGAKLKPSSSPSKLLVAFFSLILFIGISWKSEAQSISIVSSAYCPGGQITITANQPASVNGNVSYTVDVVASPTETAPSLQQLVTGNVFSTKQNTPTATYTATFSTTLNYSGTLYLRAIPNNAGGNLPAVYSPQSFTLVASPPSPTTGTSSTVSYVYGDAVTGKTLSVTPLDGQTINWYSAATGGTAIATNSSTYTPSVTNVGTYKYYAEAAGAGCVSTTRTEMTLVITARPLSITATASNKVYDGNTTATVNLSSNKLTNDALTISFTSATFSDKNIGTGKTVTVAGISISGTSSSNYTLSSTTATTTANITAKALTISGLAGITKVYDGNTTATLTAATLVGVISPDAVTLSAAGTTGTYNTKNVGTGKAVTVTGYTITGGGIGNYTLTQPTGVTGAITAKVLTVSGLTGVSKVYDGTTTATLSGTATLVGVISPDVINISGASATANFADKNIGTGKAITVAGYSLSGTGSTNYTLTQPTGLAANITAKALTISGLAGITKVYDGNTTATLTAATLVGVISPDAVTLSSTGATGTYADKNVGSGKAITVAGYTITGGGIGNYTLTQPSSVTGAITGKSLTISGLTGVDKVYDGTTTGSLSGNSALIGIVGSDVVTISAATASTSFLDKNVGSNKPLTVAGYSLGGAEAGNYSLTQPTGLTANISAKSLTVTGITATSKEYDGTTVSTLYGAVLQNVISGDDVSLATSSVAGIFEDPNVGTGKTVTRTELYSLSGTSVNNYTLTQPALTYTADITPKTLRIINVIAKNRDYDGTTKCDLEGIADLDGLVNTDAGKIIIGGTATAMFLEKNAGLGRSATVTGYALSGNASDLANYTLEPFFPKADIAQIPLTVNVISENKKDTKGNPIVSLFTTNVLTGDTVDLAYANAKYVTDATTGYISIDVTGISISGKDAGNYDLKTIQAMGINPLPVTLVSFTGKYNSKTGVMLAWSTATEKDNAYFQVERSTNGKTFNTIGQVKGNGNSSTLIKYQFVDGQPANGTAYYRLKQVDVDGKFEYTKVIAVNTQGASMAVGIIKAYPNPTYTGKVSLEAGRGQGGTAVITLLNGNGQIISKQEVVLQEGQAHELDLSQQKAGMYYLRVENAAGQSTSRIVRQ from the coding sequence ATGCAACATTTTTACACGTCAAAATCATTAGTTCAAGAGCAGCAGGGGGCAAAACTAAAACCAAGCTCTAGTCCTTCTAAGTTATTGGTTGCTTTCTTTTCCTTGATTCTCTTTATTGGAATTTCATGGAAGTCTGAAGCGCAATCAATTTCAATTGTGAGTTCTGCTTATTGTCCTGGTGGTCAAATTACCATCACGGCAAATCAACCGGCCTCTGTCAATGGGAACGTATCTTACACTGTTGACGTAGTTGCTTCTCCAACTGAAACTGCTCCTAGCTTACAGCAACTCGTAACTGGTAATGTTTTTAGTACTAAACAAAATACCCCGACTGCAACCTATACAGCCACATTTTCTACTACTTTGAATTATAGTGGTACTTTATATCTGAGAGCAATTCCAAATAATGCGGGAGGAAACCTTCCTGCAGTATATTCTCCACAATCATTTACGTTAGTAGCAAGTCCGCCTTCTCCAACTACCGGTACTTCTTCTACTGTTTCTTATGTATATGGAGATGCTGTTACAGGTAAAACTTTGTCAGTTACCCCATTGGATGGCCAAACTATTAATTGGTATAGTGCAGCCACTGGCGGGACAGCCATTGCAACCAATTCTTCAACTTATACTCCCTCTGTTACTAACGTTGGTACTTATAAGTACTATGCTGAAGCGGCTGGAGCAGGATGCGTGAGCACCACCCGTACAGAAATGACACTAGTCATCACAGCACGGCCCCTTTCCATTACTGCTACTGCTTCAAATAAAGTTTATGACGGGAACACAACCGCTACAGTCAATTTATCTTCCAACAAATTGACCAACGATGCACTCACTATTTCCTTCACTAGTGCCACTTTCTCTGATAAAAACATAGGCACCGGCAAAACAGTTACTGTAGCTGGTATTTCTATTTCTGGAACATCTTCTTCCAACTATACGCTATCAAGTACAACGGCCACTACAACAGCCAACATCACGGCAAAAGCCCTGACGATCTCCGGCCTGGCTGGCATCACAAAGGTTTATGACGGGAACACAACCGCCACGCTCACGGCTGCTACCTTGGTTGGTGTGATCTCTCCAGACGCGGTCACGCTTAGCGCCGCTGGCACCACCGGCACCTACAACACCAAAAACGTAGGCACGGGCAAGGCCGTCACTGTGACCGGCTACACCATCACCGGGGGCGGCATCGGCAACTACACCCTCACCCAGCCAACGGGTGTGACCGGCGCTATCACAGCAAAAGTTCTAACCGTTTCTGGTTTAACAGGTGTTTCAAAGGTTTATGATGGCACCACAACAGCTACGCTTTCTGGTACTGCTACCTTGGTTGGGGTTATTTCTCCAGATGTGATTAACATTAGTGGAGCTAGTGCCACTGCTAACTTTGCAGACAAAAATATTGGAACTGGCAAAGCCATTACAGTTGCAGGATATTCACTTTCTGGAACCGGATCTACCAACTACACATTAACTCAACCTACTGGCCTTGCAGCCAACATCACAGCAAAAGCCCTGACGATCTCCGGCCTGGCTGGCATCACAAAGGTTTATGACGGGAACACAACCGCCACGCTCACGGCTGCTACATTGGTTGGTGTGATCTCTCCAGACGCGGTCACGCTTAGCTCTACCGGTGCTACAGGCACTTATGCAGATAAAAACGTAGGTTCAGGAAAAGCCATTACTGTGGCCGGCTATACTATCACAGGTGGAGGCATCGGCAATTATACACTAACGCAACCATCAAGTGTAACCGGAGCCATCACAGGCAAATCTTTGACTATTTCTGGGCTTACGGGAGTTGATAAAGTATATGATGGCACTACCACTGGTTCTCTATCTGGTAATTCTGCATTAATAGGAATTGTAGGCAGTGATGTTGTAACTATAAGTGCCGCAACAGCTTCTACCAGTTTTTTAGATAAAAATGTTGGTTCAAATAAGCCATTAACTGTTGCAGGATATAGCCTTGGCGGCGCTGAAGCTGGAAACTATTCATTAACTCAGCCTACCGGCCTAACCGCCAACATTAGTGCTAAATCATTAACAGTTACTGGAATTACAGCTACTTCAAAAGAGTATGATGGTACCACAGTTAGCACATTGTATGGCGCTGTTTTGCAAAATGTAATATCTGGTGATGATGTATCCTTAGCAACTTCAAGCGTGGCTGGGATATTTGAAGACCCAAACGTAGGCACTGGTAAAACTGTTACGCGTACAGAATTATACTCTCTCTCTGGAACCTCAGTAAACAACTACACTCTTACTCAGCCTGCATTAACATACACTGCAGATATTACTCCTAAAACGCTGAGAATTATTAATGTCATAGCAAAAAACAGAGACTATGATGGTACCACTAAATGCGACCTTGAAGGTATTGCTGATTTAGATGGTTTAGTTAACACGGATGCAGGTAAGATTATCATAGGAGGAACTGCCACTGCTATGTTCTTAGAAAAAAATGCTGGTCTTGGTAGGAGTGCGACTGTAACGGGTTATGCTCTTTCAGGAAATGCAAGTGATTTGGCCAATTACACTTTAGAACCATTTTTCCCTAAAGCAGATATTGCTCAAATACCACTTACAGTAAACGTTATTAGTGAAAACAAAAAAGATACTAAAGGCAACCCTATTGTAAGCCTATTCACCACTAATGTATTGACAGGTGACACAGTAGACCTTGCCTATGCCAATGCTAAGTATGTAACTGATGCAACAACCGGTTATATATCTATTGATGTGACTGGCATTTCAATAAGTGGAAAAGACGCCGGGAACTATGATTTAAAGACCATACAGGCTATGGGCATCAACCCACTCCCTGTGACTTTAGTTTCCTTCACGGGCAAGTACAACAGCAAGACAGGTGTAATGCTTGCCTGGTCAACGGCTACGGAGAAAGACAACGCTTACTTCCAGGTGGAGAGAAGCACCAATGGCAAGACGTTTAACACCATAGGCCAAGTGAAAGGCAATGGAAACAGCAGCACCTTGATCAAATACCAGTTTGTAGATGGCCAGCCGGCAAACGGAACTGCTTATTACAGACTGAAGCAGGTAGACGTGGACGGCAAGTTTGAGTACACCAAAGTAATTGCCGTCAACACCCAGGGCGCTTCTATGGCAGTGGGCATTATTAAAGCCTATCCCAACCCAACCTACACTGGCAAGGTGTCTTTAGAGGCGGGCAGAGGCCAAGGCGGAACTGCGGTGATCACCCTGTTGAATGGCAACGGACAAATCATCTCAAAGCAAGAAGTGGTGCTGCAAGAGGGACAAGCCCATGAACTGGACCTGAGCCAGCAGAAAGCCGGCATGTACTACCTGAGAGTGGAGAACGCCGCAGGGCAGAGCACCTCCAGAATTGTAAGACAGTAA
- a CDS encoding shikimate kinase, with the protein MSNAVRIFLVGMPGSGKSTVGKMLAQKLELEFLDLDALIIEQEGLSIAEIFERRGQDYFREAEASALRSLESKPGGLVVATGGGAPCFLGNMDYLLSTGIAVYLKVSARELLKRFTDEELRVRPLLQNKSETELLAYLTETLAHREQFYKKAQVVVDTAGVSIETTVQVLEKQVLPCLHRF; encoded by the coding sequence ATGAGCAACGCTGTGAGAATCTTCTTGGTGGGCATGCCCGGCAGCGGGAAATCTACCGTGGGGAAAATGCTGGCGCAAAAGCTGGAGCTGGAGTTTCTGGATTTGGACGCGCTCATAATAGAACAGGAAGGACTGTCCATTGCTGAGATTTTTGAGCGCCGGGGGCAAGACTATTTCAGAGAAGCAGAAGCCAGCGCTTTGCGAAGCCTAGAAAGCAAACCGGGCGGTTTGGTAGTGGCCACGGGCGGGGGAGCGCCCTGTTTTCTGGGCAACATGGATTACCTGCTTTCAACAGGGATTGCAGTATACCTGAAGGTTTCGGCCAGGGAGCTGCTAAAAAGATTTACGGACGAGGAACTGAGGGTGAGGCCCTTACTCCAAAACAAATCTGAAACCGAGCTGTTGGCCTATTTGACTGAAACCTTAGCCCACCGCGAGCAGTTTTATAAGAAAGCCCAAGTGGTGGTAGACACGGCAGGTGTCTCCATAGAAACCACTGTTCAGGTACTGGAAAAGCAAGTACTGCCCTGTCTTCACCGGTTCTAG
- a CDS encoding sterol desaturase family protein, with the protein MKPNHKGSATIFKNPALERLTHTHIAIPITIFLVIATGLLVYGFTYGFIDVLSAVGLFLAGWLMFSLVEYMAHRFIFHMETDTELKKNIQYTFHGNHHDFPKDKTRLAMPPIVSLFIASFFFFVFKLVFGTLVFGLVAGFLFGYALYLFVHYAVHAYAPPKNFLKTLWIHHSIHHYKDPEKAYGVSSPLWDYILGTMPERKR; encoded by the coding sequence ATGAAACCGAATCATAAAGGATCAGCTACTATTTTCAAGAACCCGGCGCTGGAGCGTTTAACGCACACGCACATTGCTATTCCTATCACCATCTTTTTAGTGATTGCCACTGGTTTGCTGGTATATGGCTTTACGTACGGGTTCATTGATGTGCTCTCTGCCGTTGGTTTGTTCCTGGCCGGCTGGTTGATGTTCTCTCTGGTGGAATACATGGCCCACCGCTTCATCTTCCATATGGAGACAGACACTGAGCTGAAGAAGAACATCCAGTACACCTTCCATGGCAACCACCATGACTTCCCTAAGGACAAGACGCGTCTGGCCATGCCGCCCATTGTGAGCTTGTTCATTGCTTCGTTCTTCTTCTTCGTGTTTAAGCTGGTGTTTGGCACGCTGGTGTTTGGCTTGGTGGCAGGTTTTCTGTTTGGGTACGCCTTGTACCTGTTTGTGCACTATGCAGTGCATGCCTATGCGCCACCTAAAAACTTCTTGAAGACCCTCTGGATCCACCACAGCATTCATCATTACAAAGACCCAGAGAAGGCGTATGGCGTTTCTTCGCCGCTATGGGACTACATTTTGGGTACCATGCCTGAGCGTAAGAGATAA